In Oncorhynchus clarkii lewisi isolate Uvic-CL-2024 chromosome 16, UVic_Ocla_1.0, whole genome shotgun sequence, one genomic interval encodes:
- the LOC139368905 gene encoding beta-1,4-galactosyltransferase 3, which translates to MACCGRSLDSPCTLALLVGFQFAFVVYFSLGGFRGLVSVLVHSEQPEFDYSRPHDVYTNLSHLGVPPAPHIGTGPPGTGAQLKDCKMPSPLLVGPVSVRLSSPLSLEEIRERNPLVLPGGRYSPPDCQPRHHTAIVVPYRNRQTHLRALLYHLHPFLQRQQIHYSIYIVQQWGNSTFNRAKLLNVGVREALRDEDWGCIFLHDVDLLPENDHNTYTCHNQFPTHLSVAMDKFRYRLPYPQYFGGVSAVTPEQYMKMNGFPNSYWGWGGEDDDIAARVRLSGMKIVRPPVAIGHYKMIKHKGDRGNEQNPRRFDLLKRTRLNWHSDGLNSLTYELLSKELQPLYTNLTVDIGDDPRLPQRKATPPMPKREVKGDELPPLVPWSKHGSKRRGDTPLAAKHDIKGEGQAVKVGVVTAVTTAKPKADKVDHAQSKTVHQTVDERASVVK; encoded by the exons atggCGTGTTGTGGTCGCTCTCTTGACTCCCCCTGTACCCTGGCCCTATTGGTGGGCTTCCAGTTTGCCTTTGTGGTCTACTTCTCCCTGGGGGGCTTCAGGGGGCTGGTGTCTGTACTGGTCCACTCTGAGCAGCCTGAGTTTGACTACTCCCGCCCCCACGACGTGTACACCAACCTCAGCCACCTGGGGGTGCCACCAGCCCCCCACATAGGCACGGGGCCACCAGGGACAGGGGCTCAGCTGAAGGACTGCAAGATGCCCTCACCACTACTGG TCGGTCCTGTGTCTGTGCGTCTGTCCTcgcctctctctctggaggagatCAGGGAGAGGAACCCGTTGGTGTTACCGGGAGGCCGGTACAGCCCCCCAGACTGCCAGCCGCGCCACCACACGGCCATCGTGGTGCCATACCGTAACCGCCAGACTCACCTCCGAGCCCTACTCTACCACCTCCACCCCTTCCTACAGAGACAACAGATTCACTACAGTATCTACATAGTccaacag TGGGGTAACTCTACATTTAACCGGGCTAAGCTGTTGAATGTTGGGGTCCGTGAGGCGCTGAGAGACGAGGACTGGGGGTGTATCTTCCTACACGATGTAGATCTGCTGCCTGAAAATGACCATAACACCTACACCTGTCACAATCAGTTCCCCACACACCTCTCTGTTGCCATGGACAAGTTCAGatacag GTTGCCGTACCCCCAGTATTTTGGAGGGGTATCTGCGGTCACACCTGAGCAGTACATGAAGATGAACGGATTCCCCAACAGCtattggggctggggtggggaGGACGATGACATCGCTGCCAG AGTGCGTCTGTCTGGGATGAAGATCGTGCGCCCTCCAGTGGCCATCGGACATTACAAGATGATCAAGCATAAAGGAGACAGGGGCAATGAGCAGAATCCACGcag GTTTGACCTTCTGAAACGGACCAGGCTCAACTGGCATTCTGATGGTCTGAACTCTCTGACCTACGAACTGTTATCCAAAGAGCTGCAGCCTCTCTACACCAACCTGACGGTCGACATCGGGGACGACCCTCGTCTGCCCCAGAGAAAGGCCACGCCTCCTATGCCCAAACGTGAGGTGAAGGGGGATGAATTACCTCCCCTTGTGCCATGGAGCAAACATGGATCAAAGAGGAGGGGAGACACACCCCTTGCAGCCAAACATGACATAAAGGGGGAGGGGCAAGCCGTTAAAGTGGGTGTGGTTACAGCTGTGACTACGGCTAAACCTAAAGCTGACAAGGTAGACCACGCCCAGTCAAAGACAGTGCATCAGACTGTAGATGAGAGGGCGAGTGTGGTAAAGTAG